TCGCGGTCCCGCCACTAGGTGCTGGTAACGGCGGATTGAAGTGGCCTGAGGTCCGCGAACAAATCGTTGAGGTTTTGGGTGATCTGGATGCCGACGTACTGGTGTTCGAGCCTACCAATCAATATCTGAATGTCGCCAAGCGCAGCGGTGTAGAGAAACTCACACCGGCCCGTGCCCTTATCGCCGAACTGGTTAGACGTTATTGGGTGTTGGGCATGGAATGCAGTCTGCTGGAAATCCAAAAACTGGCCTGGTTTCTTGAGCGCGCTATCGAGAAGCTGCCAGACACCGAAAACCCGCTCAACCTCCAGTTTGTCGCACATAAATACGGCCCGTACGCTAACCGTCTGGAACATCTGCTCGATAACCTTGATGGCAGCTATCTGCATTGTGACAAGCGAATCAGTGACGCTGGCATTAGCGATGTGATCTGGTTTGATCAAGAACGCAAATCCTTTTTGCAGACTTATCTCAAGACCGAGGCCAAGGAATATGCCGAGGCCTTGGAGCAGACTGCCGAGTTGATTGACGGCTTTGAATCGCCATTTGGAATGGAGTTATTAGCGACCGTCGATTGGCTGCTGAGCCAGGAAGGCGTCAGCGCGTCTGTTCCTGCCATGCGCGAAGCACTGAAGCATTGGGAGGGTGGCGCCGGAGCTGCTGTTCGCAAGAGCAATCTGTTTGATGATCAGTCTCTTGATATTGCACTGAAGCGTCTGACTACAAGCAGCTTCCGACCTGAGTTACTAGCCTGAGTAACTCATCAGGCTCTGGAAAACCTCAAGCTGACTTCCCACGGCGCTATATCCAAAATCGGGCAGCAAGTGGCTGCCCAATTTGAGTCTTCATCGCATACTCCCTCTCAACACCTACAACACTTGCCAACCCCAACCCCCACAGTGCTAAATCCCGCGCGACAACACCCTTCACCGGCCGGATTTCGGTATTGAACCCCACGGGGAACCCAAGGAATGGCGCTCCACATCCCGACTCTGCTGGTCGTCTCGGTCTTCGTTTTCTTGTTAATGGGCCTGTTGACCCTCCACGCCTGGTATCGCGAAACCCGCGAGCGGCCGCTGGCGTATCTGGGCTGCATGATGTTGCTGGCCGCGCTGGGCATGTTGTTGGTCAGTTGGCGGGGTAAAGGGGTCGATTTCATTCCGATCGTGATCGGCAATGTGATCCTGCTGCTCAGCGCCGGGCTGAACTGGACGGCCATGCGGGTGTTTGTCGGTCGGAGGCCGTCAGTGCCGGGGATCGTGGGCGGTGCGATCATTTGGTTGACCCTGTGTCTGATCCCCGCTTTCTACTACGCGATGCCGGCCCGCGTTGTTGCGTATTCGCTGCTCGCGTTCGGCTATGGGCTGCTGACGGCAATGGAACTCTGGCGCAGCCGCAAAAGTCTGGACGTTGCCTACACGCCCGCGCTGCTCCTGACGTTATGGCACACCGCGTTCTACGGCATCAGAAGCCTGATCGATGAGGGTTTGCCGCTGGATCAATCGCGATCCGGCGTCGGCGATGGCGCGCATTTTTTCTCTTTCATGCTGTTCGAGTCGATGCTCTACGTCATCGGCATCGCCTACATGACGCTGGCGATGGTGAAGGAGCACGCCGAACGGAAATTCAAGGCGGCTGCACTGACCGATCCGTTGACGGGGATTGGCAATCGTCGGGCATTTCTGCTGCAAGCCGAACAACTGCTGACCATCGGCAAACGCCGGACGGAAACCGCGGCACTCTTGCTCTGCGATCTCGATCACTTCAAGCGTCTTAACGATACCTTTGGCCACCCTGCCGGTGATCAGGCATTGATCGCCTTCAGTCGGGTGATGAGCAATCAGTTGCGTAGGGGTGACGCGTTTGGGCGTATCGGTGGTGAAGAGTTCGCCTGTCTGCTGACAGGCGCCGATGAACAGATTGCCGTGCAAGTGGCCGAGCGGATTCGTGAGGCGTTTTCCGAACTGACGACTCTGGGAGCCGGCGTCCTCAGCGTCAGTATCGGTGTCGTTACGACACGGGAGTCGGGTTACGAACTGTCACGCCTGCTCTCGGAAGCCGACGAAGCGCTGTACGGTGCCAAGGATCTGGGACGCAACCGCGTGCAGACTTTGCGCAAGCTGTACCTGAGCCTCACGGATAGCTGAACGACTTCACCAACGTCAACTCCCCGACCGCCCGCATCGGCACAATGAACGTCTCCATCTTCTCGCTCGGTGTCCCTTCCTCGGTAATCACCGTCACCTGTGCCGTGGTCAGCGGCTGCACCGCCTCTTCCCCACCCTCGTCATCCCCGCGATAACCACCGCCGAAGTAGTTCACATACACCAGATACTGCCCCTTGATCGGCGCCGGCATGGCGAAGATTTCCGGGCCGTAACCGGTGGTCACGTCGACGTCCAATGCAGCGCCGTTGGGGGCGACGCGGTTGCCGTACCAGATATGCGCGCCATCAGGCGTGACGAGGTGCAGGTCAAGGTCAGTACCGTCGCTGTCCCAGGACAGCAGCACGCGCAGTTTGGCCGGGGTGGCGCCGCCGCTGACGTTGAGGAATTGCGTGCGGTGGCGTTGCTGGCCGTCGGGACTGCGGACTTCGACGCTGTTGCTGCCGTTGGGGAAGGAGAACGGGCGGTCAAAGCGGCCGCTGTCGTCGATTTTCAGCGGCATGCTGACGCCGTTGACGATGAGGCGGCCGGGCTCTTTGCTTTTCGGGGTGGCTTTGATTTCGCCGCTGATGCGTGCGGTATTGGCTTGGCCGACCGGGGTGTTCACCGAGGAGGCCGGGTAGTTGACGGTCTGGCGGAAGTTTTCGCCTTCGCCCTCGGGCGCGCCGCTGCGCCAGCCACCGATCGGGGTGTCGAGTTTGACGCTGTCGGCGGCCATCGCCATCGGCAATGCATTGAGCGCGCAGAGCAACAGCAAGACCTGTGGATAACGGAGTGTCATGGTCTATTCCAGCAAAAGGTGACGGGCGAGCCCTTCGATATAGGTTTCATCCTGGCCGTTGGGGTGTGCTTCAAAGGCCAGGTGCAGGTATTCGTGAGTCAGGTCGAGGCGGTCCTGCAAAGTCAGCACGCCGCGCACATAGATGCGCTGGCGTTCGCGGTCGACGAAGGGTCGGCCGAAGGCGAGTTTGCAGACGGCGAAGGTGCTGACTTCGTTGTAGCCGGTTTCGCTTTCCAGCTTCGGACGCCAACCGCGCCGCTGTTTTTGCAGCCAGTCTTGCGCGGCAGGCAGCGCTTCGCAGGACGCCACCGGGTTGTCCCAACGGCTGAGGCTCCCGCGCGGATAGGCATGCAGCAGAATCGCGTCGTAACGCTGGCCGGCATTGGCTTGCTCGACCGCTTGTTGCCAAGCGAGTTTGTCGGGGCCGGGTTGATCGGAGTGATAGGTGACGGTGCTGCCGGCCAGCACCAGATCCGCCGTCCACGCCGCGATGCTGCGCGACTCGGCGGAAGCTGGACGCGGTGCAACACGTTGGCGGGTGCTGCTGTCGTCGATGCTCAAACATTCGCCGTTGCGCGTGGCGTTTTGCAGCAGGTACGTGCGGATCGCCACGGCCAATGCTTTGGCGGCTTCGGCGGGTTCGGGTTTGGCTTCACGCTCCAGCACGCGGGCGACGTACTCCTCACGATCCAGCCGAGCAACAAGCTTGCCGTTGAGCAGAAACAGTTCGCCATCGCTGTGGATATCCAGCGCATTGCCATTAGCGAATTCGACGCGAAAATCACCCTGCAATGGGCCTGAGCCAGCAACGCGCTCACCCGACAGCACTCGCGAAACCGGATAACGCGAGAACAGTCCGACCTCAACGCATCGCCCGGCCTCCGCTGGCCAGGAAGCAGGCAACACCGTCGCCAACGCCGAACCGTAATGCCGCAAAACCATCTGACTGGTACCCCGGCCACCAGCCCAGATCGGCGAGCCGTCCTCCGTCCAGCCGGCAAATCCGCCCTGGCGTGATTGCGGGTCCTGATCGCCGAGCCAGCTCCAGGTTTTCACCCGCAAGCGGCCGCCCAGTTCACCCACGACATTGCCGTCCGCCGCGTTCAAGACGACATCAAGCAGCACACGACGCATCTGATCCTGAGCCGGCAACAAAGACAAAACCTTCAGCAAGTCAGCCACGGAAACCCGAGTAGCCGGTTGCACCGATGGCAGGTCCAACAACCACGACGGCGCCTGTCGCGCCTGCCAATAGGTTTTCCAATCGCCAACGGTTATGCCCAACCGCGCCGGTTCGAAATACAACCCGCAGGATTTCACCAGCGCCTGATCACGCTCGATCTTGCCGCCCGCAGTGCAGCAATAGACTTCTTCCTTCGACTGCCCACGACATTCATACGCCGGCTCTTGCGCGCCGGTATCCACCAGCCACGCGTAAACGAACACCTTCCACAGACTGCCCAGCGGCGTATTCAAAGACGAAGGCAACGGCTCGCGAGCGGTCAGTTGCGTGGTGTTCAGCGACAGCAACTCGCCCTTGTAGGCCACGCGCAACGGTTCATCCTGCGCCGTCGCCAGCGCAGGAATCACACACATCAACAGCCACAGCAGCGGCCGGGTCATGTCAGTTGACCGTGACCTGACCGAGGGCCGCTTTCGCTTCCTGGGCCTGATGTTGCGGTGCGTAGACCTGAGTGAAACGCACCGGTGGCAGGTTGAACTGGCCCTTCTGCGAGAAGCGCACCAGATGCCGCAGACGCAATTCACCGCTCAGCGCATCCACAGGTACCGCGTAGGCCAGTTGGCCCGGTTCGAAACGTGCCTTCTCCAGCGCGGTCGGCTCGGTGCCCTCCTTGCCCTGCAACTTGATGCCCCACGTGGTGCGCTCGACATCCGCGCCCGGCGGCAGCGGCACTTCAAGCATGCCGTAGCGCAGCGGTTTCGGTGCCTTGCTGGTGAGGATCACTTCGTCCAGGTACAGGCTGTCGCTGGACAACGGTTTAGTGCCGACCGGCTCCAGTTTGAAGGTGAAGGCTTCGTCACCCGGCACCAGACGCGACAAGCGACGGGTGATAGTTACAGCCATCGGATCGACTGCCGGTTGTTGAGTCTGGAAACTCAGCGCGGCACGCAACGGACGCTCCTGAGTGCCCGACACCGACAACACGCTCGGTACCGACGCAGCACCTTGCCACGTCCAGTACATCTCGCCGGTCGCGCCGTAGTTTTTCTTCCAGCCTTCACCCGGTGCCAGCGCGATGGTCGGCGAGGCCTGGGCGATGCTGCGTTGCAGCCAGGTCAGCGCCAGCGCACGTTCGAGGGTCGATTGCTGCGGCAACAGGCGTTGCAGCAGCGCTGTCGCACGGGCCTGATCGAACGGTTGCAGCGACAGGTTCAGCGCTTCGACAAACGGTTGAGAGCTGACGGCCAAACGCTGTTGCGCAGCGCCCAACTGACGATTGAATGCGTCCGGCAAAGCGACTTTCGATTGCGTGGCCAGCGATGCGGTCAAGACCCGCGCCGCCGCCAGACCGAGCGCCGAATCCGGATCGCTCATCACCAGACTGTCTTCACCGTCGTCCATCAGGTTCGCGGCATTGCCTTCACCGGCCTTGGCCAGATCGTCCATCAAGCCGCTGAGCAGCGTGTTGACCGGCAGATGCATTTGTTTGGCGAACGACAGGATCAGCGCCCGTTGCAGCAAAGGTGTGTTCGGCGACTGCTTGGCGTAAACCTCCAACACCCGCTGCCAGTGCTCCGGCGGCAAGGTCAGTTCCAGCTCCTGACTGGCGTTCCAGTCGGCGTAGTAGGCGTAAGCGGTGAGGAACGCATCCGGCTCGCCGTCGAAGCCCCACCAGGTGAAGCTCGCCGACGGCCCGGCCATCTGCACCAGCCGCAGACGGCTGTTCTGCATGATCAGGCGCAAGCGGTCGCGGATCTGCGGGCTCGACGCCAGCGACGGATAAGCGATGCTCAGCGGCAGCAAGCGGCTGGCGGTCTGCTCGACGCCGCCGTACGGATAGCTCAGCAGATCGTCGAGGGCCGAACGGAACAGCGCTTGCGGGCTGTCATCCAGACGCAGGCGAATATCGGTGGCGTCCGCCGGCAGGCTCAACGGCGTGTCGCCGCTGGCCACGTCGAGGCTCTGGGTCTGCGTCACTTGCCAGCCTTCACCGGTCGCGGTCAGGCGCACAGCGAGGGCGTCGGCGGTTTTGCCGTCCTGCACCAGGTCGGCTGTCCATTCGCCGGTTGCCAATGCGAAGGCCGGCAGCGGCAGGTAGTTGATGCCGTTGTTGAGCGTTACCGGCAAACGCTGTTCGGCGCCGGCGTAGTGCGTCACCAGTTCAGCCTTGACCGGTTTTTCGGCCTGGCTGAAGGCGAACACGCCGAGTTGCGGCTGATCGCCCTTGCGGAATTTGCTCGGCCCGCTCCACTTCAGGTACAGCGGTTTTTCCGAGCGAACAAACTGCTTCTTCTGCCCGACCTGACCGTCATCGGCAATCGCCCGCGCGGTGATGCGCCAGCGGGTCAGCGAGTCCGGCATCTTGAAGGTGAAGCGAGTCTTGCCGTCGGCGTCGGTCAGCAATTCCGGCTGCCATGCAGCGGTGTCGACGTCTTCGCGACGCGGCCGCTCCAGTACTTTCACTCCGCGTTCGCTGCGGTTGGCCTTGCCCGGCGCGCCGGGGCTGCCCGGCAACGCCACGTCGTAACTGATGAACGACAGGCTGGCGCTGGTGCGCACGTTGTTGCGGCGCGGGTGATAGAAGAACTGGTCGATGGTCGGTGCGACTTCCGGTTGCAGCGCGTAGACCATTTCGTCGACCACGCTGACCGTCAGGTGCGCCGGCACTGCCTTGCCGGCGAATTGCGTGGTCAGGTCGACCGTCACAGTATCGCCCGGTTGATAGGTCTCTTTGTCAGTCTTGATCGCCACGTCGATCTGCGGCGCGACAACCTTGATCCCGGCGTTCTGGAAACTGTACTGACCGCCCTTGGTGTAGAGCACCGAGAACGTCAGGTTCGGCGCGAAGTTGTCCTTCACCGGAATGCGCGCGCGGTAT
The sequence above is a segment of the Pseudomonas sp. HS6 genome. Coding sequences within it:
- a CDS encoding macro domain-containing protein, whose product is MIRFIQGNLLEAKTEALVNTVNTVGVMGKGIALMFKERFAQNYRLYAAACKAKEVETGRMHVTATNELDGPRWIVNFPTKRHWRSPSQMAWITEGLHDLRRFLIENDVKSVAVPPLGAGNGGLKWPEVREQIVEVLGDLDADVLVFEPTNQYLNVAKRSGVEKLTPARALIAELVRRYWVLGMECSLLEIQKLAWFLERAIEKLPDTENPLNLQFVAHKYGPYANRLEHLLDNLDGSYLHCDKRISDAGISDVIWFDQERKSFLQTYLKTEAKEYAEALEQTAELIDGFESPFGMELLATVDWLLSQEGVSASVPAMREALKHWEGGAGAAVRKSNLFDDQSLDIALKRLTTSSFRPELLA
- a CDS encoding diguanylate cyclase, encoding MALHIPTLLVVSVFVFLLMGLLTLHAWYRETRERPLAYLGCMMLLAALGMLLVSWRGKGVDFIPIVIGNVILLLSAGLNWTAMRVFVGRRPSVPGIVGGAIIWLTLCLIPAFYYAMPARVVAYSLLAFGYGLLTAMELWRSRKSLDVAYTPALLLTLWHTAFYGIRSLIDEGLPLDQSRSGVGDGAHFFSFMLFESMLYVIGIAYMTLAMVKEHAERKFKAAALTDPLTGIGNRRAFLLQAEQLLTIGKRRTETAALLLCDLDHFKRLNDTFGHPAGDQALIAFSRVMSNQLRRGDAFGRIGGEEFACLLTGADEQIAVQVAERIREAFSELTTLGAGVLSVSIGVVTTRESGYELSRLLSEADEALYGAKDLGRNRVQTLRKLYLSLTDS
- a CDS encoding YfaP family protein — its product is MTLRYPQVLLLLCALNALPMAMAADSVKLDTPIGGWRSGAPEGEGENFRQTVNYPASSVNTPVGQANTARISGEIKATPKSKEPGRLIVNGVSMPLKIDDSGRFDRPFSFPNGSNSVEVRSPDGQQRHRTQFLNVSGGATPAKLRVLLSWDSDGTDLDLHLVTPDGAHIWYGNRVAPNGAALDVDVTTGYGPEIFAMPAPIKGQYLVYVNYFGGGYRGDDEGGEEAVQPLTTAQVTVITEEGTPSEKMETFIVPMRAVGELTLVKSFSYP
- a CDS encoding DUF2300 domain-containing protein; translated protein: MTRPLLWLLMCVIPALATAQDEPLRVAYKGELLSLNTTQLTAREPLPSSLNTPLGSLWKVFVYAWLVDTGAQEPAYECRGQSKEEVYCCTAGGKIERDQALVKSCGLYFEPARLGITVGDWKTYWQARQAPSWLLDLPSVQPATRVSVADLLKVLSLLPAQDQMRRVLLDVVLNAADGNVVGELGGRLRVKTWSWLGDQDPQSRQGGFAGWTEDGSPIWAGGRGTSQMVLRHYGSALATVLPASWPAEAGRCVEVGLFSRYPVSRVLSGERVAGSGPLQGDFRVEFANGNALDIHSDGELFLLNGKLVARLDREEYVARVLEREAKPEPAEAAKALAVAIRTYLLQNATRNGECLSIDDSSTRQRVAPRPASAESRSIAAWTADLVLAGSTVTYHSDQPGPDKLAWQQAVEQANAGQRYDAILLHAYPRGSLSRWDNPVASCEALPAAQDWLQKQRRGWRPKLESETGYNEVSTFAVCKLAFGRPFVDRERQRIYVRGVLTLQDRLDLTHEYLHLAFEAHPNGQDETYIEGLARHLLLE
- a CDS encoding alpha-2-macroglobulin, producing the protein MTGARMLRLLPFLLLLALPFSAVNAEDTVEPSGYTPVSGESFFLLADSSFASDEQAVVRLEAPGRDYRRFRMEPYGGADIRVYKIDKPLDFLKRQKNLHRVVSDGQFKGEGLSNTLAYLWDNWYRKSRRVMQRAFSYESRQQVTEEVPELKMGNAIAAPTPYDAQPQFALIPGLPVVSQFRYPLWQAKPIQPPEGVNLAGSSSEFVSVAPGNVYIPLGNLKPGLYLVEALIGKYRATTMVFVSNTVAVSKIAGDELLVWAARKHEGSSVPKVNVLWTDGLGVMSSGATDTDGLLRLKHVSPERSFVIGEDEEGGVFVSENFYYDSEIYDTKLYAFTDRPLYRPGDWVSLKIVGREFKNARDSVLPGAADVNVSVLDATGTELQSLDLKLDSKAGTQGRFQLPDNAVAGGYELRFNYKDQAYSSAFRVAEYIKPHFEISLNLAKQDYRTGEPVKGSLVLLYPDGKPVANAKLTLSLRAQQLSMVDNELQYLGQFPVELTSTELTTDSKGNATLDLPAADKPSRYMLTVFASDGAAYRVKTTKEILIDRGAASFRLTAPQRFSAVGDKVAFSYANEGGSEQAQAVVPSSYSWVRLEDQTTGEGKLTAKDKGFGVAFDRPGTYNLSLKDQHGRVLGATGHSVTGDGVKAVPGTVEIVLDKPEYKAGDEALALITFPEPVSDALLSLERDKVEATALLAKGGDWLKLEKLSETQYRARIPVKDNFAPNLTFSVLYTKGGQYSFQNAGIKVVAPQIDVAIKTDKETYQPGDTVTVDLTTQFAGKAVPAHLTVSVVDEMVYALQPEVAPTIDQFFYHPRRNNVRTSASLSFISYDVALPGSPGAPGKANRSERGVKVLERPRREDVDTAAWQPELLTDADGKTRFTFKMPDSLTRWRITARAIADDGQVGQKKQFVRSEKPLYLKWSGPSKFRKGDQPQLGVFAFSQAEKPVKAELVTHYAGAEQRLPVTLNNGINYLPLPAFALATGEWTADLVQDGKTADALAVRLTATGEGWQVTQTQSLDVASGDTPLSLPADATDIRLRLDDSPQALFRSALDDLLSYPYGGVEQTASRLLPLSIAYPSLASSPQIRDRLRLIMQNSRLRLVQMAGPSASFTWWGFDGEPDAFLTAYAYYADWNASQELELTLPPEHWQRVLEVYAKQSPNTPLLQRALILSFAKQMHLPVNTLLSGLMDDLAKAGEGNAANLMDDGEDSLVMSDPDSALGLAAARVLTASLATQSKVALPDAFNRQLGAAQQRLAVSSQPFVEALNLSLQPFDQARATALLQRLLPQQSTLERALALTWLQRSIAQASPTIALAPGEGWKKNYGATGEMYWTWQGAASVPSVLSVSGTQERPLRAALSFQTQQPAVDPMAVTITRRLSRLVPGDEAFTFKLEPVGTKPLSSDSLYLDEVILTSKAPKPLRYGMLEVPLPPGADVERTTWGIKLQGKEGTEPTALEKARFEPGQLAYAVPVDALSGELRLRHLVRFSQKGQFNLPPVRFTQVYAPQHQAQEAKAALGQVTVN